Below is a genomic region from Streptomyces ferrugineus.
GGCCCACCCCGGCTGCGTCACCGCACCGTTGTCGTCCCGGGCCGGCAGCGTCCAGACCCGGAAGTCGGCCACCGTGGCGAGGCCGGCGGCCAGCACCAGAACCGCGCCGGAGACGGAGACCCCGGCGATGGCGAGGCCCTTGCCCCGCTGGCCCTTCCTGGGTATCTGCCACAGCGCGACCAGGCCGAAGACCAGCCCCAGGGGCGCCAGGCACACCAGCAACGCCGTCACCAGCGAGGTGACCGCGAAGGCGTTCAGGGCCGGCGGTGCCATCGGCATCGGATTCCACTGCGGTCCGGCCCCGTACGGCGGAGTGGGGGGTTCCTGCGGGTACTGCGGGTACTGCGGATGCTGCGGCGGAGGCACCGACATGCGATCACGCCCTTCGTGTTCGGCTGCTCACGAATATCAGGGCATGGCTGAAAAGGAACGTGCCCGAGATCACAAAGCACCGGCATCGTTATCCATCAGCCGCCCAGGACCGGGCAGACGCACGTGGTCCGAACGGCGGGGGCGTAACTACGCTGGTCGCATGGTCAATCTGACGCGTATCTACACCAGGACCGGCGACCAGGGCACCACCGCCCTCGGCGACATGAGCCGGGTAGCCAAGACCGATCTGCGGATCTCGGCGTACGCCGACGCCAACGAGGCGAACGCGGTGCTCGGCACGGCGATCGCGCTCGGCGGGCTCGACGAGGAGGTCGTCAAGGTCCTCACCCGTGTGCAGAACGACCTGTTCGACGTGGGTGCGGACCTGTCGACGCCGGTCGTGGAGAAGCCGGAGTTCCCGCCGCTTCGGGTCGAGCAGTTCTACATCGACAGGCTGGAGGCGGACTGCGACCGCTTCAACGAGGAGTTGGAGAAGCTGCGCTCCTTCATCCTCCCCGGCGGCACACCGGGCGCGGCCCTGCTGCACCAGGCCTGCACGGTCGTACGACGGGCCGAGCGCTCCACGTGGGCGGCCCTGGAGGTCCACGGCGAGACCATGAACCCGCTGACCGCGACCTATCTGAACCGCCTGTCCGACCTCCTGTTCATCCTGGCCAGGACGGCGAACAAGGAGGTCGGTGACGTGCTGTGGGTGCCGGGCGGCGAACGCTAGCCGCCCGACGCCCGGCTCATGAGCGGACGCGGTCCTTGTCGGTCGTGAGCCTGGGCGGGTCCTCGACGCCGGCGGGGGCCTTCTTCGGCCAGATCCAGTACCCCAGGGCGATCAGCCCGTAGATGCCGACCGTGCGGATCGCCACCCACTGGAACGCGCGCAGGGAGCTGATGTCGCCGGAGTCGCCCACGTACCAGACCGCGAGCTGGAGCAGGCCCAGGGCCACCACCGCGCCGTACACCGCCCGCAGCCACAGCCTGGCCTCGTGCCGGGCGCGGGCGCGGCCGTAGCGCGGGGGCTTTCGCGGGGGCGGGGCGCCGCCCAGGCGGTGGGCCGCGTGGCCGTCGAGCCAGCGGATCGTGTAGTGGCCGAAGGCCACGGTGTAGCCGATGTACAGCGCCGCCACCCCGTGCTCCCAGCCCGGCTCCGCACCGTTCTTCAGGTCGATCGCGGTGGCGATGAACAGCACCAGCTCCAGCACCGGCTCGCACAGCAGCAGCACCACGCTCGTACGGCGCCACTTCAGCAGGTAGCGGACGGCGAGCCCCAGCGCCAGCAGCACCCAGAAGCCGACCTCGCAGGCGATGATGAGGGCGACGATCACAACATGCTCCCTTCGGTCACCGTTCCAGGCTCCCGTCGGGCGCGGCTCCTTTCGTCGTCGGCGGTGACGAAACCGCGGTACATCGAAGGATGCAGTCCAGGACCGTTCCCCGGCATCAGGCACCGAGCGCGGACACCGTGTTGGATGGAGTCATGGCCTTCCCGCGCCCACACCGCGTCGACGTGTACATCGGCGTCGGCGGGCTGCTCGGCGGCCTGCTGCTGGTGGGCGTCGGCCTGGGCATGCGGACCGCCAAGGACCCGATCACCCTCTTCGACGGCCCCTGGCCGATCCTGGTGCCGCTCACCGTGATGGCCGGCTGCGAGTTGCTGCGCCGGACGGCACCGCGTACGGCCCTGCTGATCGGCACGCCCGCTTTCTGCGCGGACGTCGTGACCCAGGGCACCCTGCCGACATGGATGATGTTCACGGACCTCGTCTATGCGGCCGTGCTGTACGGTCCGCTGGTCTCGGCCCGCCGCATCCAGTGGATCACCGGGCTGCTCACAGTGGCCGCGACGCTGGTGCCGTTCGCGGTGTTGCGCGTGCCGGAGGCGCTGCTGATCGGCGTGGTCGTCGGCGTCGTGGCCTACGGGCCCGCGGCCACGGGCTGGATCGTCCGCAACCATCGCGATGCAGCCGAGGCCGCCCGGCTGCGTGCCGAACAGACCGCGCTGCTGGCCGAGATGGACCGCACCCAGGCGGTCACCGCCGAGCGCGCCCGCATGGCCCGCGAGCTGCACGACATGGTCGCCAACCACCTCTCCGCGATCGCCATCCACTCCACGGCCGCGCTCTCCATCGACGATCCGTCGACCTCCCGCGAAGCCCTCTCCGTCATCCGGGAGAACAGCGTCGAGGGGCTCGCCGAGATGCGCCGGCTGATCGGCATCCTGCGCGACGGCGGCGACGACCACGAACCCTCCGCCGTCCCCACCCTCGACGGCCTCACCGCCCTGGTCGAGGGCGCTCGCGCCAACGGCCTGGACGTCCGCCTCGCCACCGATCACGGCACCGTCCCGGCCCCCGTCGAACTCGCCGCCTACCGCATCGTCCAGGAGTCCCTGACCAACGCCCTCAAGCACGCCTCACCCGGCCGGGTCGCGGTCGAGCTGATCCAGCGGGACGACAGCCTCACCGTCGCCGTGACCAGCCCGTTCGGCGACCGCGACGGGCCGCGCGCACCCGGCTCCGGCGCGGGTCTCGTCGGGATGCGGGAGCGGGTCGCGCTGCTGGCCGGCGCGTTCGAGGCGGGCCCCGTCGACGACCCGGTCGCCACGGACGGCAAGATCTGGGTCGTACGCGCCACGCTTCCGCTGACCGGAGGAGACCCCGCATGATCCGTGTGCTCGTCGCCGAGGACCAGTCCGCCGTCCGCGCCGGTCTCGTCCTCATCCTGCGCAGCGCGCCGGACATCGAGGTGGTCGGCGAGGCGGCGGACGGCGAGCAGGCGGTGGAGCTGGCCCGTGAGCTCCGGCCGGACCTGGTTCTGATGGACGTTCAGATGCCGCTCCTGGACGGGGTGTCGGCCACCCGGCGGGTCGTCGGGGAGCGGCTCGCGGACGTGCTCGTGCTCACCACCTTCGACCTCGACGAGTACGTGTTCGGGGCGCTGCGGGCGGGCGCTGCGGGGTTCCTGCTGAAGAACACCGACGCCAAGGACCTGCTGGCGGCGGTCCGCACGGTGGCGGGCGGCGAGGGCCTCATCGCCCCGGCCGTCACCCGGCGCCTGATCGCCGAGTTCGCCGCGAAGCCGGTCCGGGAGCCGACCGCCGACCCCGCCGTCCTCGACACCCTCACCCGACGTGAACGTGAGGTGCTGTCCTGCCTCGGCGAGGGCCTGTCCAACGCGGACATCGCGGCCCGGCTCGACATGGCGGAGGCGACGGTGAAAACGCACGTCAGCCGTCTGCTCGGCAAGCTGGAGCTGCGCAGCCGGGTGCAAGCGGCCGTATTGGCACAGGAATTGGGCGTCTGAACGGACCTACACAAGAGTGGTCCAGACCTATTGACCCGTGGTCCAGACCTTTCTATTCTCGCGGCACCGTGGGCGTGAAGGCTCAGTCGCGCCCCAAGACTCCCAAGGAGGCGCGTGATGCGCTTCAGACACAGAGCCGCGGCAGGGTTCGCGACCCTGCTGCTCCCGCTGGCCGGTCTGGTCGGGCTCGCGAGCCCCGCCGAGGCCGCCGGCTCCGCCACCGCCACCTACGCCAAGACCCAGGACTGGGGCTCCGGCTTCGAGGGCAGGTGGACGGTGAAGAACACCGGCACCACCGCTCTGACCTCCTGGACCGTCGAGTGGGACTTCCCCTCCGGTACCTCCGTCACCTCCGCCTGGGACGCCGACGTCACCTCCTCCGGCACCCACTGGACCGCCAGGAACAAGTCCTGGAACGGCACCCTCGCCCCCGGCGCCTCCGTCTCCTTCGGCTTCAACGGCACCGGCTCCGGCTCCCCCGCCAACTGCAAGCTGAACGGCGGCAGTTGCGACGGCGGCAGCACCGAGCCCGGTGACAGCGCCCCGAGCGCCCCCGGCACCCCGACCGCCTCCGCCATCACCAACACCTCGGTGAGGCTGTCCTGGAGCGCCGCCACCGACGACAAGGGCGTCAAGAACTACGACGTCCTGCGCGACGGCGCCAAGGTCGCGACGGTGACGACCACGTCGTACACGGACACCGGGCTCACCGCCGGCACCGACTACTCCTACACCGTCCAGGCCCGTGACACCGCCGACCAGACCGGCCCGGTCAGCGGCGCCCGCGCGGTGCGCACCACCGGCGGCACGACCGAGCCGCCCACGGGTGACAAGGTCAAGCTCGGCTACTTCACCGAGTGGGGCGTCTACGGCCGCAACTACCACGTCAAGAACCTGGTGACCTCCGGCTCCGCCTCGAAGATCACGCACATCAACTACGCCTTCGGCAACGTCAAGAACGGCCAGTGCACCGTCGACGACACCTACGCCGCCTACGACAAGGCCTACACCGCTGACCAGTCCGTCAGCGGCACCGCCGACACCTGGGACCAGCCGCTGCGCGGCAACTTCAACCAGCTCCGGCAGCTCAAGGCGAAGTACCCGCACATCAAGGTGCTGTACTCCTTCGGCGGCTGGACCTACTCCGGCGGCTTCGGCCAGGCCGCGCAGAACGCGGCCGCGTTCGCCAAGTCCTGCAAGGCCGTCGTCGAGGACCCGCGCTGGGCCGACGTCTTCGACGGCATCGACATCGACTGGGAGTACCCGAACGCCTGCGGCCTGACCTGTGACACCTCCGGTCCGGCGGCCTTCGGGAACCTGATGCGGGCGCTGCGCTCCGAGTTCGGCGAGAACTACCTGGTCACCGCCGCGATCACCGCGGACGGCTCGGACGGCGGCAAGATCGACGCGGCCGACTACGGCGGCGCCGCGCGCTACGTCGACTGGTACAACGTGATGACGTACGACTACTTCGGCGCCTGGGACCGGACCGGACCGACCGCCCCGCACTCGCCGCTCACCTCGTACGCCGGCATCCCGAACCCCGCCTTCAACTCGGCCGCCGCCATCGCCAAGCTCAAGGCCAAGGGCGTCCAGGGCGGCAAGCTGCTGCTCGGCATCGGCTTCTACGGCCGCGGCTGGACCGGCGTCACCCAGTCCGCCCCCGGCGGCACGGCCACGGGCCCGGCGACCGGCACCTACGAGGCGGGCATCGAGGACTACAAGGTCCTCAAGACGTCCTGCCCGGCCACCGGCACGGTCGGCGGCACCGCGTACGCGCACTGCGGCAGCAACTGGTGGTCGTACGACACTCCCGCCACCATCGGCACGAAGATGGCGTGGGCCAAGGCCCAGGGTCTCGGCGGCGCGTTCTTCTGGGAGTTCAGCGGTGACACCGCGGGCGGCGAACTGGTGAGCGCCATCAACAACGGGCTGTCGTAAAGGGGATCACTGACCTCTAGGCGACATTGACGCGCTGACCGGGCGGGGCTGCCTCCAGCCACGCGAGGAAACCGGTCAGCGCGTCCTCGCTCATGGCGAGTTCGAGGCGGGTGCCCCGGTGCAGACAGGTGAGGATCACCGCGTCGGAGAGCAGCGCCAGCTCCTCCTCGCCGTCGGGGACCCGGCGGCCGGCCACCTCGATGGCGGACCGCTCCAGGATGCGGCGCGGACGGTAGGCGTAGGAGAAGACGCGGTACCACTCGACGCGGTCGCCGTTGTAGCGGGCGACGCCGTAGCTCCAGCCCTTGCCGCTGGTGTCGGTCTTCTCCGGCACGTCCCAGCGCAGCGAACAGTCGAAGGTGCCGCCGGAGCGCTGGATGAGTCTGCGGCGCAGACCGAAGACGAACAGCCCCAGCACCACCAGGGCGACGACGATTCCGCACACAGTCAGAGCGAGGACCATCGACACCGACCTCCTCGTCTCCTAGGTAACGGAACGGAAAAAACTTCCATATCTGCCTCAGCCGCGACCGGCACCGGATTGCTCCGGTCCCAGCCGCGGCTGAGTGACGTCATCGCGTGCGCTCCCCCAGAGCCTAGACGGCCCGGAAGGTGACCCCGTGGGTCAGCGCGCCGTCGCCGCCCGCAGGCGGACCTCCGCGCGGCGCTCGGCGGACGCGTCGTCGTCCGACTTCGCGCGCTCCAGTGCCCGCTCCGCGCGCTGGACGTCGATCTCGTCCGACAGCTCGGCGATCTCGGCCAGCAGCGACAGCTTGTCGTCCGCGAACGAGATGAAACCGCCGTGCACCGCGGCGATGACGGTGCCGCCATCACTCGTACGGATGGTCACCGGGCCCGACTCCAGCACACCGAGCAGCGGCTGGTGACCGGGCATGACGCCGATGTCGCCGGACGTGGTGCGCGCGACGACCAGGGTGGCCTGGCCCGACCAGACCTCACGGTCGGCGGCGACCAGCGCGACGTGCAGCTCAGCAGCCAAGGTGGCTCCTCGGGTCACCACCCGGCGGTTCTGCCGGGTGTTGGTTACAAGTCTAGTAGGCGTGGATGAGGGGGCGGGACGAACCCCCGCCCCCTCATCAAGAGCTCAATGGCTCACGAAGACCGGTGCGTCAGGAGACGCCCAGCTCCTTCGCGTTCTTCTTGAGGTCCTCGAGACCACCGCACATGAAGAACGCCTGCTCCGGGAAGTGGTCGAACTCACCGTCGCAGATCGCGTTGAACGCGGTGATCGACTCGTCCAGCGGCACGTCGGAGCCGTCCACGCCGGTGAACTGCTTGGCGACGTGAGTGTTCTGGGACAGGAAGCGCTCGACGCGGCGGGCACGCTGGACGACCAGCTTGTCCTCCTCGCTGAGCTCGTCGATGCCGAGGATCGCGATGATGTCCTGGAGGTCCTTGTACTTCTGCAGGATCCCCTTGACGCGCATGGCGGTGTTGTAGTGGTCCGCCGCGATGTAGCGCGGGTCCAGGATGCGGGACGTGGAGTCCAGCGGGTCGATCGCCGGGTAGATGCCCTTCTCGGAGATCGGACGGGAGAGCACCGTCGTCGCGTCGAGGTGGGCGAACGTGGTGGCCGGGGCCGGGTCGGTCAGGTCGTCCGCGGGGACGTAGATCGCCTGCATCGAGGTGATCGAGTGACCACGGGTCGAGGTGATGCGCTCCTGGAGGAGACCCATCTCGTCGGCCAGGTTCGGCTGGTAACCCACCGCGGAGGGCATACGGCCGAGCAGGGTCGACACCTCGGAACCGGCCTGCGTGAAGCGGAAGATGTTGTCGATGAAGAACAGCACGTCCTGCTTCTGGACGTCACGGAAGTACTCGGCCATGGTCAGGCCGGCCAGCGCGACGCGCAGACGGGTGCCCGGGGGCTCGTCCATCTGACCGAAGACCAGCGCGGTCTTGTCGATGACGCCGGACTCGCTCATCTCGTCGATGAGGTCGTTGCCCTCACGGGTGCGCTCACCGACACCGGCGAACACCGACACACCGTCGTGGTTGTTGGCGACGCGGTAGATCATCTCCTGGATGAGCACCGTCTTGCCGACGCCGGCACCGCCGAACAGACCGATCTTTCCACCCTTGACGTACGGGGTGAGCAGGTCGATGCACTTGACGCCGGTCTCGAACATCTCGGTCTTCGACTCGAGCTCGTCGAAGTTCGGGGCCTTGCGGTGGATGGACCAGCGCTCGCCCTCGTACTGCTCGTCGACGTTCAGCACCTCACCGAGGGTGTTGAACACCTTGCCCTTGGTGAAGTCGCCGACCGGGACGGTGATGCCCGTGCCGGTGTCGGTGACCGGGGCCTGGCGGACCAGACCGTCGGTGGGCTGCATGGAGATGGTGCGGACCAGGCCGTCACCCAGGTGCTGGGCGACCTCCAGGGTCAGCGTCTTCTTCTCGCCCGCCTTCGCCGGGTCGGCGACCTCGACGTGCAGGGCGTTGTAGATGTCCGGCATCGCGTCGACGGGGAACTCCACGTCGACGACCGGGCCGATGACCCGGGCGACGCGGCCCGTGGCCGTCGCGGTCTCAACAGTGGTGGTCATTATCGGTCACTCCCCGCGGTCGCGTCGGCCAGGGCTGCAGAGCCACCGACGATCTCGCTGATTTCCTGGGTGATTTCGGCCTGGCGGGCCGCGTTGGCAAGCCGGGACAGCGTCTCGATGAGCTCTCCGGCGTTGTCGGTGGCCGACTTCATCGCGCGCCGCGTGGCGGCGTGCTTGGAGGCGGCCGACTGGAGGAGCGCGTTGTAGATACGGCTCTCCACATAGCGCGGCAGCAGGGCGTCGAGGACGTCCTCCGCCGAGGGCTCGAAGTCGTACAGCGGGAGGATCTCGCCCTTGGTGGCGGTCTCCTCCGCGACCTCTTCGAGGCTGAGCGGCAGCAGCTGCGCGTCCAGCGCCTGCTGCGTCATCATCGACACGAACTCGGTGTAGACGATGTGGAGCTCGTCCACGCCGCCCTCGGCCGTCGCCGTCTCGATGGCCTCGATCAGCGGGGCCGCGACCTTCTTGGCGTCCGCGTACGACGGCTCGTCGGTGAAGCCGCTCCACGACTCCGCGATCTTGCGCTCACGGAAGTTGTAGTGCGCCACACCGCGGCGGCCGACGATGTAGACGTCGACCTCCTTGCCCTCGCGCTCCAGCCGCTCGGTGAGCTGCTCGGCAGCCTTGATCGCGTTGGAGTTGAAGGCGCCGGCGAGGCCGCGGTCGCTCGTCAGGAGCAGCACCGCGGACCGCGTGACCGTCTCGGCCTGCGTGGTCAGCGGGTGCTTGGTGTTCGAGCCGGTGCCGACCGCCGTGACCGCGCGGGTGAGCTCGGTCGCGTACGGCGTGGAGGCCGCCACCTTGCGCTGCGCCTTGACGACGCGCGAGGCGGCGATCATCTCCATCGCCTTCGTGATCTTCTTGGTCGCGGTGACGGATCGGATGCGACGCTTGTAGACCCGGAGCTGGGCTCCCATGAGTCAGGTCCCTTCCTTACGTCACTTGGAGGCGCTGGTCGCCTTCGGGGCGGCCGGAGCCTCTTCGCCGAGCAGCTTGCCGTCCGCGGTCTCGAACTGCTTCTTGAACTCCGCGATGGCGTCGGCGACGGCGGTCAGGGTGTCGTCCGACATCTTGCCGCCCTCCTTGATGGAGGTCATGAGGCCCTGCTCCTTGCGGTGCAGGTACTCGAGCAGCTCCTTCTCGAAGCGGCGGATGTCGCCGACCGGCACGTCGTCCATCTTGCCGGTGGTGCCGGCCCACACGGAGACGACCTGGTCCTCGGTGGACATCGGCTCGTACTGGGCCTGCTTCAGCAGCTCGACCATGCGCTGACCGCGCTCCAGCTGCGCCTTCGACGCGGCGTCCAGGTCGGAACCGAAGGCGGCGAACGCCTCCAGCTCACGGAACTGGGCGAGGTCCACGCGGAGACGACCCGAGACCTGCTTCATCGCCTTGTGCTGCGCGGAACCACCGACTCGGGAGACGGAGATACCGACGTTCAGCGCGGGGCGCTGACCGGCGTTGAACAGGTCCGACTCCAGGAAGCACTGGCCGTCGGTGATGGAGATGACGTTGGTCGGGATGAACGCCGAGACGTCGTTGGCCTTGGTCTCGACGATCGGCAGACCGGTCATCGAGCCGGCACCCATGTCGTCGGAGAGCTTGGCGCAGCGCTCGAGGAGACGGGAGTGCAGGTAGAAGACGTCACCCGGGTAGGCCTCACGGCCCGGCGGGCGGCGCAGCAGCAGGGACACGGCGCGGTAGGCGTCGGCCTGCTTCGAGAGGTCGTCGAAGATGATGAGGACGTGCTTGCCCTCGTACATCCACTGCTGGCCGATGGCCGAACCGGTGTACGGCGCCAGGTACTTGAAGCCGGCCGGGTCGGACGCCGGGGCGGCGACGATGGTCGTGTACTCCAGCGCGCCGTTCTCCTCCAGCGCGCGGCGGACCGACGCGATGGTCGAGCCCTTCTGGCCGATGGCGACGTAAATGCAGCGGACCTGCTTCTTCGGGTCGCCCGAGCGCCAGTTGTCGCGCTGGTTGATGATCGTGTCGACGGCCAGCGCGGTCTTGCCGGTCTGACGGTCACCGATGATCAGCTGACGCTGGCCACGGCCGATCGGGGTCATCGCGTCGACGGCCTTGTAGCCGGTCTCCATCGGCTCGTGCACCGACTTGCGCTGCATGACCGTGGGGGCCTGCAGCTCAAGGGCGCGACGACCGCTGGTCTCGATCTCGCCGAGGCCGTCGATCGGGTTGCCGAGCGGGTCGACGACGCGGCCGAGGTAGCCCTCGCCGACGGCCACGGAGAGCACCTCACCGGTGCGCTGCACCGGCTGACCCTCCTCGATGCCGCTGAACTCACCGAGGACGATGGCACCGATCTCGCGCTCCTCGAGGTTGAGGGCGAGGCCGAGGGTGCCGTCCTCGAACTTCAGCAGTTCGTTGGCCATGGCCGAGGGCAGACCCTCGACCTTCGCGATGCCGTCGCCGGCAAGGGTGACCGTACCGACCTCCTCGCGCGAGGCCGCGTCCGGCTTGTACGACTGGACAAAGTTCTCCAGCGCGTCCCGGATCTCCTCCGGCCGGATCGTGAGCTCCGCCATCTGGGTTCCCTGCTCTCCTTGTTGGGCCCGAAGTTTCACTTGGGGGGATGGGGACTCCCCCCTGAACGAGGTGAATCCTCTGCACGGCCCAACATGGGCCGTCGTAAGTACGTACTGCTATGAAGTTGCTGCTAGCTCGCCATGCGGCGGCCGGCGTCCTCGATGCGGTCCGCGAGGGAGCCGTTGATGACCTCGTCACCGACCTGCACCCGGATACCGCCGACGACCTCGGGGTCCACGTCCAGGTTGAGGTGCATCTTGCGGCCGTAGAGCTTGGCGAGGGCCGCGCCCAGGCGCTGCCTCTGCCCGTCGCTCAGCGGCACCGCGGAGGTGACCACGGCCACCATGCGGTCCCGGCGCTCGGCGGCGAGCTTGGACAGGGACTCCAGTCCCGACTCCAGGCTACGTCCGCGCGGCGCGGTCACAAGACGCGTCACCAGACGCTCGGTGGTCGCCTTGGCCCGGCCGCCCAGCAGGCTGCGCAGCAGCTCGCTCTTGGCCGAGGTGGTGGCGGCGCGGTCGGTGAGCGCGGCGCGCAGCTCGGTGCTGGAGGAGACGATCCGGCCGAACCGGAACAGCTCGTCCTCCACGTCGTCGAGCTGGCCGGCCTTCTGCGCGGCGGTGAGGTCGGCGGTGTCCGCCAGCTCCTCCAGTGCGTCCACCAGGTCGCGGGACTGCGACCAGCGGGAGCGCACCATGCCGGCCAGCAGGTCAGCGGCCTCGCCGCCGACCTGACCGCCGAGCAGGCGCTGGGCCAGATCGGCCTTGGCCTCACCGGCCTGCGCCGGGTCGGTCAGGACCCGACGCAGCGACACCTCGCGGTCGAGCAGCGCGGTGACGGCGGCCAGCTCGTCGGCGAGCCGTCCGGCGTCCACGGACGTGTTGTCCGTCAGCGCGTCGAGTCGCTCGCGTGCGGCTGCCAGGGCCTCGCGGCTCGCTCCGTTCATCGTCCGGCCTCGGCCTTCTCCTCGAGCTCGTCGAGGAAGCGGTCGATGACGCGGCTCTGCCGGGCGTGGTCCTCGAGGGACTCGCCGACCAGCTTGCCGGCCAGTTCGGTGGCGAGCTGACCGACGTCCTGGCGCAGCGCGGACGCGGCGGCCTTGCGGTCGGCCTCGATCTGGGCGTGACCGGCGGCGACGATCTCCTCACGCTGCCGCTGGCCTTCCGCACGCATCTCGGCGATGAGCGCGGCGCCCTGCTCCTGCGCCTCCTGGCGCAGACGCGCGGCCTCGTGTCGGGCCTCGGCGAGCTGGGCCTTGTACTGCTCCAGAACGCTCTGGGCCTCGGTCTGGGCGGCCTCGGCCTTCTCGATACCGCCCTCGATGGCCTCGCGGCGCTCTTCCAGAACCTTGTTGATGTTCGGGAGGAGCTTCTTGGCGAGGAAGCCGAAGACGATGGCGAAGGCGATCAGGCCGATGACGAGCTCGGGGATCGGCGGGACGAGAGGGTTCTCCCCCTCGCTCGCCGCGATGAGCAGGTTGCTCATGTGAGTGCCTTTCGTCTAGTCGGCTGGTCCGGCGGCGGTTTAGTTGTAGCCGTAGACGAACGGCATAACCAGACCGATCAGGGCGAGCGCCTCA
It encodes:
- a CDS encoding cob(I)yrinic acid a,c-diamide adenosyltransferase → MVNLTRIYTRTGDQGTTALGDMSRVAKTDLRISAYADANEANAVLGTAIALGGLDEEVVKVLTRVQNDLFDVGADLSTPVVEKPEFPPLRVEQFYIDRLEADCDRFNEELEKLRSFILPGGTPGAALLHQACTVVRRAERSTWAALEVHGETMNPLTATYLNRLSDLLFILARTANKEVGDVLWVPGGER
- a CDS encoding sensor histidine kinase — translated: MAFPRPHRVDVYIGVGGLLGGLLLVGVGLGMRTAKDPITLFDGPWPILVPLTVMAGCELLRRTAPRTALLIGTPAFCADVVTQGTLPTWMMFTDLVYAAVLYGPLVSARRIQWITGLLTVAATLVPFAVLRVPEALLIGVVVGVVAYGPAATGWIVRNHRDAAEAARLRAEQTALLAEMDRTQAVTAERARMARELHDMVANHLSAIAIHSTAALSIDDPSTSREALSVIRENSVEGLAEMRRLIGILRDGGDDHEPSAVPTLDGLTALVEGARANGLDVRLATDHGTVPAPVELAAYRIVQESLTNALKHASPGRVAVELIQRDDSLTVAVTSPFGDRDGPRAPGSGAGLVGMRERVALLAGAFEAGPVDDPVATDGKIWVVRATLPLTGGDPA
- a CDS encoding response regulator; this encodes MIRVLVAEDQSAVRAGLVLILRSAPDIEVVGEAADGEQAVELARELRPDLVLMDVQMPLLDGVSATRRVVGERLADVLVLTTFDLDEYVFGALRAGAAGFLLKNTDAKDLLAAVRTVAGGEGLIAPAVTRRLIAEFAAKPVREPTADPAVLDTLTRREREVLSCLGEGLSNADIAARLDMAEATVKTHVSRLLGKLELRSRVQAAVLAQELGV
- a CDS encoding glycoside hydrolase family 18 chitinase, with protein sequence MRFRHRAAAGFATLLLPLAGLVGLASPAEAAGSATATYAKTQDWGSGFEGRWTVKNTGTTALTSWTVEWDFPSGTSVTSAWDADVTSSGTHWTARNKSWNGTLAPGASVSFGFNGTGSGSPANCKLNGGSCDGGSTEPGDSAPSAPGTPTASAITNTSVRLSWSAATDDKGVKNYDVLRDGAKVATVTTTSYTDTGLTAGTDYSYTVQARDTADQTGPVSGARAVRTTGGTTEPPTGDKVKLGYFTEWGVYGRNYHVKNLVTSGSASKITHINYAFGNVKNGQCTVDDTYAAYDKAYTADQSVSGTADTWDQPLRGNFNQLRQLKAKYPHIKVLYSFGGWTYSGGFGQAAQNAAAFAKSCKAVVEDPRWADVFDGIDIDWEYPNACGLTCDTSGPAAFGNLMRALRSEFGENYLVTAAITADGSDGGKIDAADYGGAARYVDWYNVMTYDYFGAWDRTGPTAPHSPLTSYAGIPNPAFNSAAAIAKLKAKGVQGGKLLLGIGFYGRGWTGVTQSAPGGTATGPATGTYEAGIEDYKVLKTSCPATGTVGGTAYAHCGSNWWSYDTPATIGTKMAWAKAQGLGGAFFWEFSGDTAGGELVSAINNGLS
- a CDS encoding DUF2550 domain-containing protein, encoding MVLALTVCGIVVALVVLGLFVFGLRRRLIQRSGGTFDCSLRWDVPEKTDTSGKGWSYGVARYNGDRVEWYRVFSYAYRPRRILERSAIEVAGRRVPDGEEELALLSDAVILTCLHRGTRLELAMSEDALTGFLAWLEAAPPGQRVNVA
- a CDS encoding F0F1 ATP synthase subunit epsilon, whose product is MAAELHVALVAADREVWSGQATLVVARTTSGDIGVMPGHQPLLGVLESGPVTIRTSDGGTVIAAVHGGFISFADDKLSLLAEIAELSDEIDVQRAERALERAKSDDDASAERRAEVRLRAATAR
- the atpD gene encoding F0F1 ATP synthase subunit beta; the protein is MTTTVETATATGRVARVIGPVVDVEFPVDAMPDIYNALHVEVADPAKAGEKKTLTLEVAQHLGDGLVRTISMQPTDGLVRQAPVTDTGTGITVPVGDFTKGKVFNTLGEVLNVDEQYEGERWSIHRKAPNFDELESKTEMFETGVKCIDLLTPYVKGGKIGLFGGAGVGKTVLIQEMIYRVANNHDGVSVFAGVGERTREGNDLIDEMSESGVIDKTALVFGQMDEPPGTRLRVALAGLTMAEYFRDVQKQDVLFFIDNIFRFTQAGSEVSTLLGRMPSAVGYQPNLADEMGLLQERITSTRGHSITSMQAIYVPADDLTDPAPATTFAHLDATTVLSRPISEKGIYPAIDPLDSTSRILDPRYIAADHYNTAMRVKGILQKYKDLQDIIAILGIDELSEEDKLVVQRARRVERFLSQNTHVAKQFTGVDGSDVPLDESITAFNAICDGEFDHFPEQAFFMCGGLEDLKKNAKELGVS
- a CDS encoding F0F1 ATP synthase subunit gamma; its protein translation is MGAQLRVYKRRIRSVTATKKITKAMEMIAASRVVKAQRKVAASTPYATELTRAVTAVGTGSNTKHPLTTQAETVTRSAVLLLTSDRGLAGAFNSNAIKAAEQLTERLEREGKEVDVYIVGRRGVAHYNFRERKIAESWSGFTDEPSYADAKKVAAPLIEAIETATAEGGVDELHIVYTEFVSMMTQQALDAQLLPLSLEEVAEETATKGEILPLYDFEPSAEDVLDALLPRYVESRIYNALLQSAASKHAATRRAMKSATDNAGELIETLSRLANAARQAEITQEISEIVGGSAALADATAGSDR
- the atpA gene encoding F0F1 ATP synthase subunit alpha, whose translation is MAELTIRPEEIRDALENFVQSYKPDAASREEVGTVTLAGDGIAKVEGLPSAMANELLKFEDGTLGLALNLEEREIGAIVLGEFSGIEEGQPVQRTGEVLSVAVGEGYLGRVVDPLGNPIDGLGEIETSGRRALELQAPTVMQRKSVHEPMETGYKAVDAMTPIGRGQRQLIIGDRQTGKTALAVDTIINQRDNWRSGDPKKQVRCIYVAIGQKGSTIASVRRALEENGALEYTTIVAAPASDPAGFKYLAPYTGSAIGQQWMYEGKHVLIIFDDLSKQADAYRAVSLLLRRPPGREAYPGDVFYLHSRLLERCAKLSDDMGAGSMTGLPIVETKANDVSAFIPTNVISITDGQCFLESDLFNAGQRPALNVGISVSRVGGSAQHKAMKQVSGRLRVDLAQFRELEAFAAFGSDLDAASKAQLERGQRMVELLKQAQYEPMSTEDQVVSVWAGTTGKMDDVPVGDIRRFEKELLEYLHRKEQGLMTSIKEGGKMSDDTLTAVADAIAEFKKQFETADGKLLGEEAPAAPKATSASK